DNA sequence from the Pedobacter schmidteae genome:
GGTTAAGTAATTTACAAGGTGTTTAACGACACCTTTTTTATTTATGCACTAATTTAAACAGCTCTTTAACCTATTAATGGAAGAATTTTAGGTACTGAAATGGGTCATTTATGTACTTAATTGGAGCATAAGCGTACCGTATCAGGCCATATGTGCTTAAAAGAGCCTCTCTAATCGCACGATATCCACCTAATCTAAACACTTCCCCCACCTTTTTTTTTCATCGGTTCAAGGGGCTATCTTCGTCTTTAAAAATTCTGGAAAAAAAATCGAATATTGGAATTCCCCTCTATTGTTAGCACGTTATTAAAGAGTTTTCCCGCAATCGAAATACAAATGAAGTCCTTCCTCAAAAACAAAATCCAATTCCATACCGCAGCTTATATTAGGTAATATACAAGAAAAAGCTATAGTATAATTATAATTGCATTATGATTCAGAAAATAGAAAATGCAATAAAAATTGTTAACACTTTATTTGGATATACTTTTTTAGAACCCTTAGCAGTAAGATGTAAGGTAAAATTAGAGCATCGAGATGTTCTAAAGGAAATCAACAATCTAAATTTGATTGAAACAAAGCTATTAGGCTTTACACCTACCAATCAAATAATAAAAGACAGAGAGGACTTAAAAATATTGATTGATAACTATACATTTTTACTCACAACGTATAAAGAAATCAAAGGAATGGATATGATTCCTAGCAGAACCAAACGTTACGAAATGATGAGCGACTTGCAGCAGCATGTAACCAATTACTATATTCAAACTAATGCTATGGATGTAAAGCAGCTAGCCAAAGAAACATTAAAAGAAGTCTTAAATCCCATCGATGCCCCTCAAAAACTCTCTAAAAAAGAGCAAATAAAGCTGGATGCCGAAGCAAAGACAAGTTTAGAAAATTTGAAACTGATCCGAAAACACGCCAAAAACAATAATTAAGGCAATATTTAGTAAAATTCAGTCTGCCAAAAGTCTGCCAAATACCTCTAAATGGTGAGAGTTTTAGACATAAAAAAGCCCCTCTAAATTAAATTAAAGGGGCTTAAAACTATCTGGGTGGAATATGGGGCTCGAACCCACGACCTCCTGAACCACAATCAGGCGCTCTAACCAACTGAGCTAAAACCACCGTGTTTTTTCGTGTCGACAAAAGTACGATTAAAAACATTTTATTCAAATCTTTTTAATCATTATCCTGCACATTTTTTTTAATCGATTATATTTCAGCTATTTGTTTTTTTATAAAAATATTAATTACTGCTTATAAATTGCTTTTAAGCCTTAAAAAGCTAGATTTGCTTCACATTATGATAGAAATTTACACAGACGGAGCAGCAAGCGGAAATCCTGGACCTGGAGGATATGGCGTAATTTTACGTTCCGGCGCGCACTATAAGGAGTTAAGTGCCGGATTTAGGATGACCACCAACAACAGGATGGAACTTTTGGCTGTAATAGTTGCCCTGCAGGCCTTAAAAACACCCGGACAACAGGTTACTATTTTTTCCGACTCCAAATATGTAATTGATTCTATTGAAAAAAAATGGGTATTCGGCTGGCTCAAAACCGGCTTTAAAGGGAAAAAGAATAAAGACCTCTGGATGCAGTTCTTAGGTGCA
Encoded proteins:
- the rnhA gene encoding ribonuclease HI, producing MIEIYTDGAASGNPGPGGYGVILRSGAHYKELSAGFRMTTNNRMELLAVIVALQALKTPGQQVTIFSDSKYVIDSIEKKWVFGWLKTGFKGKKNKDLWMQFLGAYKLHDVKFVWVKGHNNHPENERCDQLAVAASKNRAAQSIDAAFEAEKNSTSLL